In Elusimicrobiaceae bacterium, a single genomic region encodes these proteins:
- the ptsP gene encoding phosphoenolpyruvate--protein phosphotransferase: protein MKKWQATGVFPKIVIGPIYCVPDEQFHVPTHKITDTEAEITHFEKARQQAKIQLKELYQQALVQTGEESAAIFDIHQMMLEDADYIESVHTLIAQEKENAAQAVEKTGQRFARIFADMDDEYMKARAADVQDISQRLLRILCHVSQHITLQEPSILLAKDLVPSQLLSVPPNLLLGFATAQGTSNSHASILARTQGLAAVVGVGEEMLRHATNGQTAILDGEHGILILSPDEETLHHARQLLDQQQKTAQALEKLKGTPDQTQDGTLVRLYANVSSLGELQTALQADARGVGLFRTELFYLQSSTYPTEEELFDVYRQAVQLINGKQIIFRTLDIGADKTAPYFQLPNEENPALGLRAIRLCLTRTDLLKTQLRALLRASAFGNMAIMFPMITSLSEVKQTLAILEEVKTQLQQESIPFCKTVPVGIMIETPAAALISEQLAPLVDFFSIGTNDLIQYTCALDRQNPNLLAFTDTHHPAVLKLIEYTARNAHAAGKWVGICGELAADTSLTETFLKMGIEELSVAAAHLLRVRQVIQNTRLSH from the coding sequence ATGAAAAAATGGCAAGCCACGGGCGTGTTCCCCAAAATAGTAATAGGTCCGATCTATTGTGTACCGGACGAGCAGTTCCATGTTCCTACCCATAAAATAACCGATACCGAAGCGGAAATTACTCATTTTGAAAAGGCCCGTCAACAAGCCAAAATACAGTTAAAAGAGTTATATCAGCAAGCGCTCGTGCAAACCGGAGAAGAAAGTGCGGCGATTTTTGATATCCATCAAATGATGCTCGAAGATGCGGACTATATTGAAAGTGTTCATACGTTAATCGCACAAGAAAAAGAGAATGCCGCACAAGCTGTAGAAAAAACGGGACAGCGTTTTGCCCGTATATTTGCGGACATGGACGATGAGTACATGAAAGCTCGCGCCGCCGATGTGCAAGATATTTCCCAACGTCTGCTGCGCATTTTATGTCACGTTTCACAACATATCACCTTACAAGAACCCTCCATCCTACTGGCCAAAGATTTAGTTCCCAGCCAGCTTTTATCGGTTCCGCCGAATTTATTATTAGGCTTTGCCACCGCCCAAGGAACCAGCAATTCTCACGCCTCTATTTTAGCGCGCACCCAAGGACTGGCCGCCGTGGTGGGAGTTGGTGAAGAGATGTTACGACACGCCACAAACGGTCAAACAGCTATTTTGGACGGAGAACACGGTATCTTGATTCTTTCTCCCGATGAAGAAACTTTACACCACGCCCGTCAATTGCTTGATCAGCAACAAAAAACAGCACAAGCCTTGGAAAAATTAAAAGGAACGCCAGACCAAACCCAAGATGGGACTTTGGTACGATTATACGCCAATGTCAGTAGTCTTGGCGAACTGCAGACAGCTTTGCAAGCGGATGCGCGCGGAGTAGGTCTTTTCCGTACGGAGTTGTTTTATCTGCAGTCCTCCACTTATCCGACCGAAGAAGAGTTGTTTGACGTGTACCGCCAAGCCGTGCAACTCATCAACGGCAAACAAATTATCTTCCGTACGCTGGATATAGGAGCTGATAAAACAGCCCCCTATTTTCAACTCCCTAACGAGGAAAACCCGGCGTTAGGACTGCGGGCCATTCGCTTGTGTTTAACGCGCACCGACTTACTGAAAACCCAATTGCGAGCGCTACTGCGGGCTTCTGCCTTTGGAAATATGGCCATTATGTTCCCCATGATTACTTCTCTTTCCGAAGTGAAACAAACGCTTGCTATTTTGGAAGAAGTAAAAACCCAATTACAACAAGAATCTATCCCTTTTTGTAAGACAGTTCCCGTTGGAATTATGATTGAAACACCTGCCGCTGCGCTGATTAGTGAGCAACTGGCTCCGCTGGTAGATTTTTTCAGCATAGGCACCAATGATTTGATTCAATATACTTGTGCTTTAGACAGACAAAATCCAAACTTACTTGCTTTTACAGACACGCATCATCCGGCGGTATTAAAACTAATCGAATATACCGCACGAAACGCACATGCGGCGGGAAAATGGGTGGGCATTTGCGGAGAATTAGCCGCTGATACATCCTTAACAGAAACCTTTTTGAAAATGGGAATTGAAGAGCTGTCCGTGGCGGCGGCGCACCTGCTACGCGTTAGACAGGTCATACAAAATACGCGCTTGTCCCATTAA
- a CDS encoding HPr family phosphocarrier protein: MKEFSFVIQDPAGIHARPAGVLVKQAMTFQSTVRILKGDKTGDLKRIFSVMALGAKQGDHLTIQVEGPDEEQAAAALETCFKEHL; the protein is encoded by the coding sequence ATGAAAGAATTCTCATTTGTCATTCAAGATCCCGCCGGAATTCACGCCAGACCGGCCGGTGTATTAGTCAAACAAGCCATGACTTTTCAAAGTACCGTCCGCATCCTTAAGGGAGATAAAACAGGCGACCTAAAACGCATTTTTTCCGTCATGGCGCTGGGAGCCAAACAAGGCGACCATTTAACCATACAGGTGGAAGGACCGGATGAAGAACAAGCGGCCGCCGCTTTAGAAACTTGCTTTAAGGAACATTTATAA